The nucleotide window CCGTCCCGAATAGTCAACCCGTTTCCCTAAGAGGTTTTGACGGAAACGTCCTTGTTTTCCTTCAATAATATCGGAGAGGGATTTTAAGGGACGATTATTAGCTCCTACCACAGTCCGTCCCCGTCGTCCATTATCAATCAAAGCGTCTACCGCTTCTTGTAACATCCGTTTTTCGTTGCGGACGATGATTTCAGGGGCGAGAATTTCCTGTAAGCGAGATAAACGGTTATTGCGGTTAATCACGCGACGATAGAGATCGTTTAAGTCGGAAGTGGCAAACCGTCCCCCGTCAAGTTGAACCATTGGGCGTAAATCTGGGGGAATCACGGGAATAACGGTCAAAACCATCCAATCCGGTTGAGAACCCGTAGCGATAAAGTTGTCAATCACCCGTAAGCGCTTAATTAATTTGGCGCGTTTTTGCCCTTTACTTTCGATGATTTCTTCTCGCAGTTTTTCCGCTTCTTCGTCTAGGTTCAGTTCTTGGAGTAATCTTTCGATCGCTTCTGCTCCAATCCCGACTTCGATGCCGTATAATTCAGAATCTTCGGCATAGATTTGTTCTTCAATTTCTAACCACTGATCTTCGGTGAGGAGTTGTTTGTATTGGAGGTTGCCGGAATTCCCCGGATCGAGAACCACATAAGCATTGAAGTAAACAATTTGCTCTACATCCCGTAGGGGCATATCGAGTAAAATACTCAGATAACTGGGAATCCCTTTAAGATACCAAACATGAGTGACCGGAGCCGCTAATTTAATAAATCCCATCCGGTGACGACGTACCCGGGACTCAGTGACTTCTACCCCACAGCGTTCGCAAACAATACCCCGGTGACGTACCCGCTTATATTTTCCACACCAACACTCCCAATCTTTTGAGGGGCCGAAAATGCGCTCACAGAAAAGCCCATCCATTTCCGGCTTTAGTGTCCGATAGTTGATGGTTTCTGGTTTAGTGACTTCTCCTACCAGTATCCCATTAGGTAAGGTTCTTTCTCCCCATTGACGAATTCTATCAGGGGAAGCTAACCCAATTTTGACGTAGTCAAAGCGTTGTTCTGTTGGTTGTTTCATCGATGTTTAGTTTATGATAAAAATTCAGTCGTCTTTTCAAAGGTCAAGATAGCTCTCTTCACTCATTCACTCATTGACTCATTTTTACCTCTCAATTAATCACTCTTGATTGAATAAGGAATAAATTTTTGTTTCTGTTCAAGAGTCAAAGAGGAGGCTTTTAACGAATTTTTTGGGTCA belongs to Gloeothece citriformis PCC 7424 and includes:
- a CDS encoding DNA-directed RNA polymerase subunit gamma, whose protein sequence is MKQPTEQRFDYVKIGLASPDRIRQWGERTLPNGILVGEVTKPETINYRTLKPEMDGLFCERIFGPSKDWECWCGKYKRVRHRGIVCERCGVEVTESRVRRHRMGFIKLAAPVTHVWYLKGIPSYLSILLDMPLRDVEQIVYFNAYVVLDPGNSGNLQYKQLLTEDQWLEIEEQIYAEDSELYGIEVGIGAEAIERLLQELNLDEEAEKLREEIIESKGQKRAKLIKRLRVIDNFIATGSQPDWMVLTVIPVIPPDLRPMVQLDGGRFATSDLNDLYRRVINRNNRLSRLQEILAPEIIVRNEKRMLQEAVDALIDNGRRGRTVVGANNRPLKSLSDIIEGKQGRFRQNLLGKRVDYSGRSVIVVGPKLKIFQCGLPREMAIELFQPFVIHRLIKLGLVNNIKAAKKMIQRGDPQVWNVLEEVITGHPVLLNRAPTLHRLGIQAFEPILVEGRAIQLHPLVCPAFNADFDGDQMAVHVPLSLESQSEARLLMLACHNILSPATGRPIVAPSQDMVLGCYYLTSENPKAQKGAESYYSDLEDALMAYEQGLVDLHAYVWVRCDLEVVTEQPDDKPIKTETSEDGTVTKYYRHRKVRETADGKLICQFIHTTVGRIIYNKTVQDTLVA